The sequence accaaaaacttttaaaaataaatttcttgccatatttatttagaaatgtcATAATTTCATAACTGAAATAGTTCTCATAAggcctttaaattaaattttggcaaacattttgggaaaatattgaaaaataaaaaatttccctaaaaagggaaattttatcaAGTTGgggttatttcaaaatttttgatggCAAATGAATCATAAAACTTCCTAGATACTGAATTATACTTTATAGAAACATTATTCAAGATTTCGTTTgacataaaattcaaaattttggaaaaaaaattttggaattgaaaaatatttctttttctgTTTACTTTGCTAATAAAATTAAGGATTTTTCGCTTAAATTGTCATTGTTATTATGCCAGCAGAAGTTTGGTAacttaatattgtaaaaatattgaaaaataaaaatttccttaaaaagggaaattttctcAAGTTGgggtaatttaaaattttttgatggcAAATGAATCATAAAACTTCCTAGATACTGAATTATACTTTATAGAAACATTATTCAAGATTtcgtttaacaaaaaattaaaaagtgtgaaaaaatgtttggaaattaaaaatatttattttttgtctacttttctaataaattttaagatttttttgttttcatgtaaATAGAAGTTtggttagaaaatattgtaaaaattttgaaaaataaaaatatctctaaaaagggaaattttctcaaattggGGTAATTTCGAAATTGTTGATGCCAAATGAGTCATCTAACTCCTTATATACTGAATTATATTTTACAGAAACTTTGTTCCAGATTtcgtttaacaaaaaatttaaaaaattttgttcatggatttgaaaaatatttttttttttttgtctacttGCCTATAAATTTGTAGGTTTTTTTCGTTTAAATTGTCtttgtttttatgtaaatagAAGTTTGGTagcaaaatattgtaaaaatattacaaaataaaaatttccctaaaaagggaaattttctcAAGTTggggtaattttaaaattattgatgcTAAAAGAAAGTTCTACTTCCCCAGATACTGTATAGgattttacaaaactttaattaatgatttgtttaactaaaattataaaaatattgaaaaaattgattttttggagcaattgaaaaatattttcttgtttattttttttcctacaaaaatttttaaattttttttattcaaattgttgttgttattatctaaataacaatttgaaaattaaatattttaaaaatattgaaaaataaaaatttccctaaaaagggaaattttctcAACATGgggtaatttgaaaaattttaatggcAAAAGAAGCCTTTAGTTGTTTAGTTACTAAATTATGTATTATAAtggcaattttaaagattttgtttaacaaaaaagtaataaatttggaaaaaaatatttttttttccaaaattttttgtctaactttttatgaattttccctgcctttttaaataaatttttaaactgttttcttttaatttttttctttaactttagTTGTTTATTCTACCTCtaatattatatatttctatttttttcttaaacctAAAATACCACTTTATCTTTTTGCATATTATCAATAAAACGATCCACTGTGGTTTCCACCACTTTACCGCTATGTTTGgccattttccaaaaataaactgCCACATCGGCCAAGAAATTCTTTAGCAAATCCTTAATGCCATTCTCCTCTAACACCTTTTGATAATCATCATCTTCCATGCCGGTTTCCTCAGGCTCATTTAGCAACAAAGAAGATTTATCGATCTTGAAAATAGTTGGAGTTTAATGAGTTGctctcttttattatttttatttacttacctTTCTCAAAGATTCCCAATAAAGTTCATCTTTTCTATCCAAACTTTGCTCCTGTTTGACCAACTCCAATTTTTGCACAAATGATTCAATGTCTTTATAACGTTGGGTCTCTGGATTTAAAGAGGTCTTCACTTTATTGAAGAAaccaatttgatttttaaagatATTATTAAGAAACTCTTCTGTTTCCAAGCGAACTTGTTTTTCAAATTCTTCTTTGGTTTCATCGGTGATCAAAGGGGAAGGGGGTCTTAAGACACCTGCTAAGGAAAgctgtaatattttttattttttttagtttttcaatatttttttaattcaaaactaaTTTAACACTCACTTGTATGGCACATATTATAACGAATACACTATAAAATTTTGAAGCcaacatttgaatttatttttatagtcctTCTTATTTAAGCTCTGGCTTGAGACTAATCGTTTCAATTACCTCTAAGTCTTTggctttgtaaaaatatttcctaTCTTGTCTTGTCTCCCCTGATTGTTTCAAGTGCTGATGATTTTCTCCCTCGTTATCAGTTGAAGgtcaattttattatgattttgagACTGGGTATtctatagtaaaaataaaatataattgaactTTTTCTTTACTCAATTGATAATGACGGTATGTGTTTTTTCGccatataattaaattaaataattatttatttagctcGCTTTAAGCGACATAATTTTACAATCATTCATAAACTAATCTGCCCCCATAATTTGCGTTGTGGGGtttctatttttaattattgttatttaatggcCTGATGCTATTagattttagtacttttttctataatttaatttaaacatttacctAAAACGTGCTTTAGATTGCAGAATAAGTGTACACACTTCTTGCCAcctttttctctctctctctctcgatATCTAATGGGAATTCTAACACTTGTTTAGTAGCTTGACAGTGTTTAGTTTGCCTGGCTGCATATTTTCTAAGCTATTTTATGCAAAGCTAATAATTTATTAGcataaaattccataagtaattttttatttcttttaatcgtCTACTTTAATAgcaagaaaaaacatttatagtcTACGCAGTATTTACGTTTGAATTTAAAGtcttaaaattgtaataaataaacataaatttatgtaaatttttaaatttaaccataAAAGCTATAAATTGTGATATAATTTATAGCCTTTTCTTATGggaatattaatgaaaaattacattcttttgtagaaaagaaaaattttcgctttttagataaaattttcaacattttttatctaaatattaaatttttttaataacaaatatctGTTTTCCTTACATTTATAGCAGCTCTTTAAATTGATATTCATTTTTTGCAGAATTTCAAAAGTTgagaaaattttcctttttagggaaatttttgtttttcaatatttccaccaaactttaataacaatttatataaaatccctctattacattttataaccaataaaataataaatattttttattttaaacaatatttgttaaaattttcaaaaaatttcaaaatttattaacaaatttttgaatttgtatagaaaattttaaaatttattaattttttcttaaacaaataaattttaaaatttattaattttttcttaaacaaatattagtttcaatgataaaaaccaataaaatttatattggcataatttttttacaaattaccCCAAGTTgagaaaatttccctttttggggaaatttttatttttcaatatttctaccaaattttaataacaatttatata comes from Calliphora vicina chromosome 2, idCalVici1.1, whole genome shotgun sequence and encodes:
- the LOC135951097 gene encoding uncharacterized protein LOC135951097, with the protein product MLASKFYSVFVIICAIQLSLAGVLRPPSPLITDETKEEFEKQVRLETEEFLNNIFKNQIGFFNKVKTSLNPETQRYKDIESFVQKLELVKQEQSLDRKDELYWESLRKIDKSSLLLNEPEETGMEDDDYQKVLEENGIKDLLKNFLADVAVYFWKMAKHSGKVVETTVDRFIDNMQKDKVVF